In Canis lupus dingo isolate Sandy chromosome 25, ASM325472v2, whole genome shotgun sequence, one genomic interval encodes:
- the KCNJ13 gene encoding inward rectifier potassium channel 13, which yields MDGSNCKVIAPLLTQRYRRMVTKDGHSTLQMDGAQRGLAYLRDAWGILMDMRWRWMMLVFSASFVVHWLVFAVLWYVLAEMNGDLELDHDAPPENHTICVKYITSFTAAFSFSLETQLTIGYGTMFPSGDCPSAIALLAIQMLLGLMLEAFITGAFVAKIARPKNRAFSIRFTDLAVVAHIDGKPNLIFQVANTRPSPLTSVRVSAVLYQERENGELNQTSVDFHLDGISSEECPFFIFPLTYYHSIIPSSPLATLLQHENPPHFELVVFLSAMQEGTGEICQRRTSYLPSEIMLHHCFASLLTRGSKGEYQIKMENFDKTVPELPTPLVSKSPNRTDMDIHINGQSMDNFQISETGLTE from the exons ATGGATGGCAGTAATTGCAAAGTTATTGCTCCTCTCCTAACTCAGAGATACCGGAGGATGGTCACCAAGGATGGCCACAGCACACTTCAAATGGATGGTGCTCAAAGAGGTCTTGCATATCTGCGAGATGCTTGGGGAATCCTAATGGACATGCGCTGGCGCTGGATGATGTtggtcttttctgcttcttttgttGTCCACTGGCTTGTCTTTGCAGTGCTCTGGTATGTTCTAGCTGAGATGAATGGTGATCTGGAACTAGATCATGATGCCCCACCTGAAAACCACACTATCTGTGTGAAGTACATCACCAGTTTCACAGCTgcattctccttctccctggagACACAACTCACAATTGGTTATGGTACCATGTTCCCCAGTGGTGACTGTCCAAGTGCAATCGCCCTACTTGCCATACAAATGCTCCTAGGCCTCATGTTAGAGGCTTTTATCACAG gTGCCTTTGTGGCGAAGATTGCCCGGCCAAAAAATCGAGCTTTTTCAATTCGCTTTACGGACTTAGCAGTAGTAGCTCACATAGATGGCAAACCTAATCTAATTTTCCAAGTGGCCAACACTCGACCTAGTCCTCTGACTAGTGTCCGAGTCTCAGCTGTACTCTATCAGGAAAGGGAAAATGGTGAACTCAACCAGACCAGTGTGGACTTCCACCTTGATGGCATCAGTTCTGAGGAATGTCCATTCTTTATCTTTCCACTAACCTATTATCACTCCATTATACCATCAAGTCCTCTTGCTACTCTGCTCCAGCATGAAAATCCTCCCCACTTTGAATTAGTTGTGTTCCTCTCAGCAATGCAGGAAGGCACTGGAGAAATATGCCAAAGGAGGACGTCCTACCTACCCTCCGAGATCATGTTACATCACTGTTTTGCGTCTCTGTTGACCCGGGGTTCCAAAGGTGAATATCAAATCAAGATGGAGAATTTTGACAAGACCGTTCCTGAACTTCCAACTCCTCTGGTCTCCAAGAGCCCAAATAGGACTGACATGGACATCCATATCAATGGACAAAGCATGGACAATTTTCAGATCTCAGAAACAGGACTGACAGAATAA